Proteins from a single region of Peromyscus eremicus chromosome 9, PerEre_H2_v1, whole genome shotgun sequence:
- the LOC131920044 gene encoding eosinophil cationic protein-like, with translation MGVKLLESRLCLLPLLLGLVMVVASFQIPPYLTPSQWFEIQHVIMTSPQCTAAMRSVNRHTGQCKNLNSFLHTSFAAVVGVCGHMNTTCRNGLTNCHNSSTQVSLTFCNLTAPGVNYTQCQYQTTQARKFYRVACDYRTPQDNRTYPVVPVHLDGIF, from the coding sequence ATGGGTGTGAAGCTGCTTGAGTCCAGACTTTGTCTCCTGCCGCTGCTGCTGGGACTTGTCATGGTGGTTGCCTCATTCCAGATCCCACCGTATTTAACCCCGTCCCAGTGGTTTGAAATCCAGCATGTAATTATGACCAGCCCCCAATGTACTGCTGCAATGAGGAGTGTTAACCGGCATACAGGACAATGCAAGAACTTAAACAGTTTTCTTCATACAagctttgctgctgttgttggtgtgtgtggcCATATGAATACTACTTGTCGTAATGGTCTTACAAATTGTCATAATAGTTCAACTCAGGTATCCTTAACATTCTGTAACCTCACAGCTCCAGGAGTAAATTATACACAATGCCAATACCAAACAACACAGGCAAGGAAGTTCTACAGAGTTGCTTGTGACTATAGAACTCCACAGGACAATCGTACCTATCCAGTGGTTCCGGTTCACTTGGATGGGATATTTTAG
- the LOC131919175 gene encoding zinc transporter ZIP2-like, giving the protein MEVLLGVKIGCLLALLVLTLGCGLTPICFKWFQMDAATGRHYRVLSLLGCVSAGVFLGAGLMHMTAEALEGIESEIEKFMVQNSTGSKGNSSHDATSSSVEYPYGELVISLGFFFVFLLESLALQFCHGHAGGSTVQEEEWGGTHAFGLHKHLPVPSPSLGPLRALILLISLSFHSVFEGLAVGLQTSVAGAIQLCVAVLAHKGLVVFSVGLRLLKIGTGTWWAVFCILSLALMSPVGLALGMTVAGGASGPAQGLAQAVLEGVAAGTFLYVTFLEILPRELACPEAPLAKYGCVAAGFAFMALIALWA; this is encoded by the exons ATGGAGGTACTGCTGGGAGTGAAAATTGGCTGCCTGCTTGCCCTTCTGGTTCTCACCCTGGGCTGTGGCCTTACTCCCATCTGCTTCAAATGGTTCCAGATGGATGCAGCTACAG GTCGTCACTACAGAGTTCTCAGCCTCCTGGGCTGCGTCTCTGCCGGGGTCTTTCTGGGAGCAGGGTTGATGCATATGACTGCTGAAGCCCTGGAGGGAATTGAATCAGAAATTGAGAAATTCATGGTGCAG AATAGTACAGGAAGTAAGGGAAATTCTTCTCATGATGCCACTTCGAGTTCC GTGGAGTATCCCTATGGAGAGCTCGTCATCTCCCTGGGCTTTTTCTTCGTCTTCCTTTTGGAGTCGCTGGCACTGCAGTTCTGTCACGGGCATGCTGGAGGATCCACCGTGCAGGAAGAGGAATGGGGAGGGACCCACGCCTTTGGACTCCACAAGCACCTGCCTGTGCCTTCACCCTCACTGGGTCCCCTGCGCGCCCTCATCCTCCTGATCTCCCTGTCCTTTCACTCCGTGTTTGAAGGTTTAGCTGTGGGACTGCAGACATCAGTGGCCGGCGCTATACAGCTCTGTGTCGCTGTTCTGGCTCATAAGGGGCTCGTGGTGTTCAGTGTAGGCCTCCGGCTGCTGAAGATTGGCACCGGGACATGGTGGGCCGTGTTCTGCATACTGTCTTTAGCACTCATGTCTCCTGTGGGCCTAGCTCTAGGAATGACTGTAGCTGGAGGGGCCTCAGGACCAGCGCAGGGATTAGCCCAGGCTGTATTAGAGGGAGTGGCAGCTGGCACATTCCTGTATGTCACCTTCCTAGAAATTTTGCCCCGGGAGCTGGCCTGTCCTGAGGCCCCTCTGGCCAAGTATGGCTGTGTGGCAGCTGGTTTTGCCTTCATGGCTCTTATTGCACTGTGGGCCTGA